The Sulfurihydrogenibium azorense Az-Fu1 genome contains the following window.
ACAAGTTATCAACAGACAATTTTACACTTTAAATTACTGATATATAGATATTCTCGTAAAAGTTATCAACAATTTTCGCCATCTATTATTCTTATTATTTATTATTTATTTAACTAAATATAAAATGATAAAATAATAAAAAGAAAAATAAATAAATAAGGTTAAAAAATGCTTGAAAATTTAAAAAAGGAGCTAAGTAATTTAAAAGAAAAAGTTAATATAAGGTACAATACATTTGAAGAAGATGATTTTGAGAAATTTTTAAAAGAGATTTCTCAAGAAAACAGTTCTATAAAATTACAAAAAGATACTTTTTTAGGTGAGAAACCTATATTTTTAATTGAAAAAGATAAAATATCTATCAAATTTTTGGGAAAAGTTTCAGGTGGAGAAGTTAAATCGTTTTTAGACAGCATAAAAATAGTAGCAAATAATGAGTATCATATATCAAGTAGAATTTTAGAGTTTGCTCAGGAGATAGATAAACCTGTAGATATTAAAGTTTTTACTACAAACTCTTGTGGATGGTGTCATCCTGCCATTTTAAAAGCTGTAAGTTTTTCTGTCGTTAATCCAAATATCAAAGTTAGTATAATAGATTGTTATTCTTTTCCTGAATTGGCTATGAAGTATAATGTATCGGCTGTTCCAAAAATAGTTATAAACGATAAGGTAGAGTTTGTTGGTGCTAGAGATGACAATGAGTTTTTTGGATATATAGTCAAAGCTTTAGGAGAAGTGTGAAAGTTGATAGAAATTGGACTGCTTGGTTCTACTGGTTCCGTAGGTACTCAGGTTTTAGATATTGTAAGAAAAAATAAAGATAAAATAAAAGTAAAACTCTTAGGAGCTTCAAAACCATCTGAGAAACTTTTATCCCAGATAAAAGAGTTTAATCCACGTTATGTGTACATTGAAAGTGGAGAGCTCCTAAATTTTAAAAATACAAAAGTGTTTGTTGGTGAAAATAGTCTTGATTTTTTAAGAGATTTAGATTTAGACCTTTTTATAATAGCCATAGCCGGAGTGAAAGGAATAAAACCTACTTATATACTACTTGAAAGTAATAAAAAGGTTGCTACGGCTAACAAAGAAGCTATAATATGTTTAGGAGAGTTAGAAAAAGATAAGTATAAAAACATAATACCGATAGACAGTGAACATTCTGCCATATTCCAGATAATAGATAGAAAACCATTAGATGATGTAAGAAGAATAATACTAACAG
Protein-coding sequences here:
- a CDS encoding thioredoxin family protein; the protein is MLENLKKELSNLKEKVNIRYNTFEEDDFEKFLKEISQENSSIKLQKDTFLGEKPIFLIEKDKISIKFLGKVSGGEVKSFLDSIKIVANNEYHISSRILEFAQEIDKPVDIKVFTTNSCGWCHPAILKAVSFSVVNPNIKVSIIDCYSFPELAMKYNVSAVPKIVINDKVEFVGARDDNEFFGYIVKALGEV